GCAGGCggcaaagtattaatattttctacggaTTGTTACccgaaagtaatttcgttttttcccGGCAGaggatttaattgtattttctacaAACAACTTCACACTTAAGCCGCATAATCATTACATGTTTTTAGAGCTGACATAGCAAAGCTTGTGTGTAAAAAAGTCCAATTGATTCAACGCTGTAGTTTTTGGTTGGTGTCCTTTTAAATATGGAGAACAATATGCAACATTTCCgtcatattttacttttttactaTAGAGAAGGTAAAAATGCTATTCAAGCCAGAAAGAAATTAACCGATGCGTGTGGAGAAGATGTGTTGACAGTACCAGTACCAGTCAGTGCCAGAAATGGTTTGCGAAAATTTCGATCCGGCAATGTTGATGTCGAAGATGCACTACGTTCTGGAAGGCCGGTTGAAGCTGATAAAGTCACGCTAATGGCATTAGTTGATGCAAATCGGCCAATAACAACACGTGCGATCGGTGAGAggttaaatttatcaaatccAATTGTTTATGATCACTCGAAAGGCCTGGGTTTAACCTCGAGGCTCGATATATGGGTTTCCCATGCTCTCACGGAAAGAAAGTGTCGTTGCGTTGACGTCTGTGATTTGCTTCTCAAACGTTAGAAAGTTATCCATTTTTGAAGAGCATCATTACTGAGGGCGAAAAATGGGTTGTATATAACAATGTCAAACGCAAGAGATCACGGAGCAAAGAAGATGAACCGGCTCAAAGCATTTCCAAAGccaatattcataaaaaaatggtGATGCTGTCTGTTTGGTGGAATTTTGAAGGAATCGTTTTTTTCAGCTTTTATCG
The DNA window shown above is from Augochlora pura isolate Apur16 unplaced genomic scaffold, APUR_v2.2.1 APUR_unplaced_2835, whole genome shotgun sequence and carries:
- the LOC144477673 gene encoding histone-lysine N-methyltransferase SETMAR-like; this encodes MENNMQHFRHILLFYYREGKNAIQARKKLTDACGEDVLTVPVPVSARNGLRKFRSGNVDVEDALRSGRPVEADKVTLMALVDANRPITTRAIGERLNLSNPIVYDHSKGLGLTSRLDIWVSHALTERKCRCVDLLSDNTTINSEVYCHQLNKLNDALQQKKPELINRKGVVVTT